The following proteins come from a genomic window of Novosphingobium aromaticivorans DSM 12444:
- a CDS encoding NADP-dependent malic enzyme → MSEESNVRFTEREALFYHNTIRPGKIEIIASKPMATQRDLSLAYSPGVAVPVRAIAEDPSTAYDYTAKGNLVAVISNGTAILGLGNLGALASKPVMEGKAVLFKRFADVDSMDIELATEDADAFIEAVALLEPTFGGINLEDIKAPECFIIEQALKERLKIPVMHDDQHGTAIISAAGLLNACHLTGRRLEDVKVVVNGAGAAAIACTALIKAMGVRHDNVIMCDRSGVIYRGRESGMDQWKSAHAVDTTARSLEDALVGADIFLGLSAAGALKPEWVLKMAPQPIIFAMANPDPEITPPDAKAVRPDCIVATGRSDYPNQVNNVLGFPFIFRGALDVRATAINEEMKIAAAEAIAQLAREPVPEEVAAAYGMNHTFGLDYIIPAPFDPRLMEVVSSAVAKAAMDSGVAQKPIEDFDAYRTSLKARLNPTTSVLTNVFATAKDNPKRVVFAEAENEVVLRAAIQFKDFGYGTPVLVGRTQPVLDLLTELGVSDPSSYEIHNSAVSPLVPEMVEYLYERLKRRGYLERDVRRMVNQDRNVFASLLVALGHGDALITGMTRTFAQSMKEVRRVLDPKPGHLPFGIHLMVAKNYTVFLADTTVNERPSAEDLAHIARETAAVARRMGHEPRVAFLSYSTFGNPYGRWLDSIRGAVAILDAENPGFEYEGEMAPDAALNPKVMANYPFSRLSGPANVLIMPGLQSANISAKLLRELAGNAVIGPMLLGMEKPVQIAPMTSIAPDILTLAVLAAAGIVG, encoded by the coding sequence ATGTCCGAGGAAAGCAACGTCCGCTTCACCGAGCGCGAGGCGCTTTTCTACCATAACACGATCCGCCCGGGTAAGATCGAGATCATCGCCTCGAAGCCGATGGCGACGCAGCGCGATCTCAGCCTGGCCTATTCGCCTGGCGTTGCGGTGCCGGTACGCGCGATCGCGGAAGATCCGTCCACGGCGTACGACTATACCGCGAAGGGCAATCTTGTCGCGGTCATCTCCAATGGCACCGCAATCCTCGGCCTCGGCAATCTGGGCGCGCTTGCTTCCAAGCCGGTGATGGAAGGCAAGGCGGTGCTGTTCAAGCGCTTTGCCGACGTCGATTCGATGGACATCGAACTGGCGACCGAAGATGCCGATGCCTTCATCGAGGCGGTCGCCCTGCTCGAACCGACGTTCGGCGGCATCAACCTTGAAGACATCAAGGCGCCTGAGTGCTTCATCATCGAACAGGCGCTGAAGGAGCGCCTCAAGATCCCGGTCATGCACGACGACCAGCACGGCACCGCGATCATCTCCGCTGCTGGCCTGCTTAACGCCTGCCACCTGACCGGTCGCCGGCTCGAGGACGTGAAGGTCGTCGTGAACGGTGCGGGGGCGGCGGCAATCGCCTGCACCGCGCTGATCAAGGCGATGGGCGTGCGCCACGACAACGTGATCATGTGCGACCGGTCCGGCGTGATCTACCGTGGCCGCGAATCCGGCATGGACCAGTGGAAGAGCGCGCATGCGGTCGACACCACGGCGCGCAGCCTCGAGGATGCGCTCGTCGGGGCGGACATCTTCCTGGGTCTTTCCGCCGCGGGCGCGCTCAAGCCCGAATGGGTGCTGAAGATGGCGCCGCAGCCGATCATCTTCGCGATGGCCAATCCGGACCCGGAAATCACGCCGCCCGATGCCAAGGCCGTCCGCCCGGATTGCATCGTCGCGACGGGCCGGTCCGACTATCCCAACCAGGTCAACAACGTCCTTGGTTTCCCCTTCATCTTCCGCGGCGCGCTCGATGTGCGGGCGACCGCGATCAACGAAGAGATGAAGATCGCCGCGGCAGAGGCCATCGCCCAGCTCGCGCGCGAGCCGGTGCCCGAGGAAGTGGCTGCCGCCTATGGCATGAACCACACCTTCGGGCTGGACTACATCATTCCCGCGCCGTTCGATCCGCGCCTGATGGAAGTCGTCTCCTCCGCCGTCGCCAAGGCGGCGATGGATTCGGGCGTCGCGCAGAAGCCTATCGAGGACTTCGACGCCTATCGCACCAGCCTCAAGGCGCGTCTCAACCCGACGACTTCGGTCCTGACCAACGTCTTCGCCACGGCCAAGGACAACCCCAAGCGCGTCGTCTTCGCTGAAGCCGAGAACGAGGTGGTGCTGCGCGCCGCGATCCAGTTCAAGGATTTCGGTTATGGCACGCCGGTGCTGGTGGGCCGCACCCAGCCGGTTCTCGACCTGCTGACCGAACTTGGCGTCAGCGACCCGTCGTCCTACGAGATCCACAACTCGGCGGTTTCGCCGCTGGTGCCGGAGATGGTCGAGTACCTCTACGAACGGCTCAAGCGTCGCGGCTATCTCGAGCGTGACGTCAGACGCATGGTCAACCAGGACCGCAACGTCTTCGCCTCGCTGCTCGTCGCGCTTGGACATGGCGATGCGCTCATCACCGGCATGACGCGCACCTTCGCGCAGTCGATGAAGGAGGTACGCCGCGTCCTCGATCCGAAGCCGGGGCACCTGCCCTTCGGCATCCACCTGATGGTGGCGAAGAACTACACCGTGTTCCTCGCCGACACGACGGTGAACGAGCGTCCCTCGGCCGAAGACCTCGCGCACATCGCGCGCGAGACCGCCGCCGTTGCCCGCCGCATGGGCCACGAGCCGCGCGTGGCGTTCCTGTCCTATTCGACCTTCGGCAATCCCTATGGCCGCTGGCTCGATTCGATCCGGGGCGCGGTGGCGATCCTCGACGCCGAGAATCCCGGCTTCGAGTATGAGGGCGAAATGGCGCCGGACGCCGCGCTCAACCCCAAGGTCATGGCGAACTATCCGTTCAGCCGCCTCTCGGGCCCGGCCAACGTGCTGATCATGCCTGGGCTGCAATCGGCCAACATCTCGGCCAAGCTGCTGCGCGAATTGGCGGGCAATGCGGTGATCGGGCCGATGCTGCTGGGCATGGAGAAGCCGGTGCAGATCGCGCCGATGACGTCGATCGCGCCCGACATCCTGACCCTGGCCGTGCTGGCAGCGGCGGGCATCGTCGGCTGA